The following proteins come from a genomic window of Deltaproteobacteria bacterium:
- a CDS encoding CarD family transcriptional regulator, giving the protein MFRVGDLAVYPAHGVGIIESLECKAVMGEEQDFYIMRILDSGMIIMIPIKNAGNVGLRQLISKEEINQVYRILEDRTTEIDNQTWNRRYREYMEKIKTGSLFEVAEVLRDLSILKSDKDLSFGERKMLDTARNLLVKEIALATEMEENQIEKQLNQIFKS; this is encoded by the coding sequence ATGTTCAGAGTAGGCGATCTCGCCGTATATCCTGCCCATGGAGTGGGTATTATTGAGTCTTTGGAATGCAAAGCAGTGATGGGAGAAGAGCAGGATTTCTATATCATGCGGATCCTGGATTCCGGCATGATTATTATGATTCCTATCAAAAACGCAGGTAACGTGGGACTTCGCCAACTCATATCTAAAGAAGAGATCAACCAGGTGTATCGAATCCTGGAAGACAGGACCACCGAGATTGACAACCAGACCTGGAACCGCAGGTATCGGGAATATATGGAGAAGATCAAGACGGGATCGCTCTTCGAAGTGGCTGAAGTGTTGCGAGACCTCAGCATTCTGAAATCGGACAAGGATCTTTCGTTTGGAGAGCGGAAGATGCTCGACACGGCTCGCAATCTGCTCGTGAAGGAAATTGCGCTGGCCACTGAGATGGAAGAGAATCAGATCGAAAAGCAGTTGAACCAGATTTTTAAGAGTTGA